Proteins co-encoded in one Papaver somniferum cultivar HN1 chromosome 5, ASM357369v1, whole genome shotgun sequence genomic window:
- the LOC113282467 gene encoding probable UDP-N-acetylglucosamine--peptide N-acetylglucosaminyltransferase SPINDLY isoform X1: MIKMNIYSSNKVVIADLNIDPPESDAEDCLVISPHSPLGSARIVNDESSTRGKINLSNKEIDLTEEGKKLSKLGRSRSRNKGELPLDCGTEVDADQQSQGIPSSREDKVSSLKTGLVHVARRMPRNAHAQFVLGLMYQRLGQPQKAVSAYENAEDILLRVEEEINRPELLSLVQIHHAQCLLLGSSGDANSEKELEVEELEEILCKLKESVQGDARQASIWNTLGLILLKTGRLQSAISVLSSLLDIAPDYLDALANLGYACLQSGNLELAAIFSQDLVLKDQNHPAALTNYAASLMCKDGSIVAGAGAKAGEGPPRHQVEAANVAKQCLLAAVKAYSKTADVWLNLASAYDIAGDYRSAGKCLEKAAKLDPGIMSTRYALALHRIKDAERSQDLTEQLSWAGNEMASILREGDSAIIEPHIAWTGLAMVHRAQHEIAASFEFGHKNLKEVEQLALYTLKQAIEENPDDGVQWHQLGLHSLCTLQFKASQKFLKAAIARRKECSYAWSNLGVSLQLTEDPSQAEEVYKRALSFATPQQAHATFSNLGNLYRQQKLHERAKAMFAKSLELQPGYAPAYNNLGLVFIAECSWDDAKICFQKALEADSLLDAAKSNLMKAVSMSRVYAAFSTSLLQDICPF; the protein is encoded by the exons atGATTAAAATGAATATCTACTCATCTAATAAAGTCGTCATAGCTGATCTCAATATTGATCCTCCTGAAAGTGATGCTGAAGATTGTCTTGTTATATCTCCTCATTCCCCTCTTGGTTCCGCAAG GATTGTTAATGATGAGAGCAGTACTCGAGGGAAAATCAACTTAAGTAATAAAGAGATTGACCTTACAGAAGAAGGTAAAAAGTTAAGTAAGTTGGGGAGAAGTCGTTCAAGAAATAAGGGTGAATTGCCACTTGATTGTGGAACTGAGGTAGATGCTGATCAACAATCTCAAGGGATTCCTTCATCCCGTGAAGACAAAGTTAGCAGCCTTAAGACT GGATTGGTACATGTTGCAAGAAGGATGCCCAGGAATGCCCATGCTCAATTTGTATTAGGCTTAATGTATCAGAGGTTGGGTCAACCACAGAAG GCAGTCTCGGCGTATGAGAACGCAGAAGATATCCTACTCCGCGTTGAGGAAGAGATCAACAGGCCTGAGCTTCTCTCTTTAGTTCAGATTCACCATGCACAG TGCCTTCTGCTAGGAAGTTCAGGTGATGCTAATTCAGAGAAAGAACTTGAAGTCGAAGAGCTTGAGGAAATCCTTTGCAAGTTGAAGGAGTCAGTGCAGGGAGACGCTAGACAAGCATCTATCTGGAATACTCTTGGGTTAATACTCCTTAAAACTGGTCGCCTACAG AGTGCTATTTCTGTTTTATCATCACTGTTGGATATTGCCCCAGATTACCTGGACGCACTTGCAAACCTTGGATATGCATGCCTTCAAAG TGGTAATTTGGAGCTCGCTGCAATCTTTTCTCAAGATTTAGTTTTAAAAGATCAAAACCATCCGGCAGCTTTAACCAATTACGCGGCTAGTCTTATGTGTAAAGATGGTTCAATCGTCGCAG GTGCTGGGGCTAAAGCGGGTGAAGGACCTCCTAGACATCAAGTTGAAGCTGCAAATGTCGCAAAGCAGTGTTTGTTAGCAGCTGTTAAAGCTTATTCGAAAACTGCAGATGTATGGTTGAATCTTGCTAGTGCGTACGATATCGCTGGTGACTACAGAAGTGCTGGCAAGTGCTTGGAGAAG GCAGCGAAACTTGATCCTGGTATCATGTCTACTCGATATGCCTTGGCCCTTCACCGTATAAAAGATGCAGAGAGATCTCAAGATCTTACAGAACAGCTATCATGGGCTGGGAATGAAATGGCTTCAATTCTTAGAGAAGGTGATTCCGCAATAATTGAGCCTCATATAGCATGGACAGGGCTAGCTATGGTTCACAGGGCACAACACGAGATTGCTGCATCTTTTGAATTTGGGCACAAAAATTTGAAAGAGGTGGAACAGCTGGCACTTTACACTTTGAAGCAG GCAATAGAAGAGAACCCAGATGATGGTGTGCAGTGGCACCAGCTTGGCCTTCATAGCCTCTGCACTTTGCAGTTCAAGGCATCACAGAAATTCCTCAAGGCAGCAATTGCACGCCGAAAAGAATGCAGCTACGCTTGGTCAAACCTTG GTGTATCCCTGCAATTAACTGAGGATCCATCACAGGCTGAAGAAGTATATAAAAGGGCACTGTCATTTGCTACACCACAGCAGGCGCATGCAACATTTTCCAACCTTGGCAATCTCTATCGACAGCAAAAGCTGCATGAACGTGCAAAAGCAATGTTCGCGAAGTCACTAGAACTGCAACCTGGGTATGCCCCAGCTTACAACAATCTAGGTCTTGTGTTTATTGCTGAATGTAGCTGGGATGATGCAAAAATCTGTTTTCAGAAGGCATTGGAGGCAGATTCTTTACTTGATGCCGCCAAGTCTAACTTGATGAAAGCAGTGTCTATGTCTCGAGTTTATGCAGCCTTTTCTACATCTTTGCTTCAAGATATTTGTCCCTTCTGA
- the LOC113282467 gene encoding probable UDP-N-acetylglucosamine--peptide N-acetylglucosaminyltransferase SEC isoform X2, translating into MPRNAHAQFVLGLMYQRLGQPQKAVSAYENAEDILLRVEEEINRPELLSLVQIHHAQCLLLGSSGDANSEKELEVEELEEILCKLKESVQGDARQASIWNTLGLILLKTGRLQSAISVLSSLLDIAPDYLDALANLGYACLQSGNLELAAIFSQDLVLKDQNHPAALTNYAASLMCKDGSIVAGAGAKAGEGPPRHQVEAANVAKQCLLAAVKAYSKTADVWLNLASAYDIAGDYRSAGKCLEKAAKLDPGIMSTRYALALHRIKDAERSQDLTEQLSWAGNEMASILREGDSAIIEPHIAWTGLAMVHRAQHEIAASFEFGHKNLKEVEQLALYTLKQAIEENPDDGVQWHQLGLHSLCTLQFKASQKFLKAAIARRKECSYAWSNLGVSLQLTEDPSQAEEVYKRALSFATPQQAHATFSNLGNLYRQQKLHERAKAMFAKSLELQPGYAPAYNNLGLVFIAECSWDDAKICFQKALEADSLLDAAKSNLMKAVSMSRVYAAFSTSLLQDICPF; encoded by the exons ATGCCCAGGAATGCCCATGCTCAATTTGTATTAGGCTTAATGTATCAGAGGTTGGGTCAACCACAGAAG GCAGTCTCGGCGTATGAGAACGCAGAAGATATCCTACTCCGCGTTGAGGAAGAGATCAACAGGCCTGAGCTTCTCTCTTTAGTTCAGATTCACCATGCACAG TGCCTTCTGCTAGGAAGTTCAGGTGATGCTAATTCAGAGAAAGAACTTGAAGTCGAAGAGCTTGAGGAAATCCTTTGCAAGTTGAAGGAGTCAGTGCAGGGAGACGCTAGACAAGCATCTATCTGGAATACTCTTGGGTTAATACTCCTTAAAACTGGTCGCCTACAG AGTGCTATTTCTGTTTTATCATCACTGTTGGATATTGCCCCAGATTACCTGGACGCACTTGCAAACCTTGGATATGCATGCCTTCAAAG TGGTAATTTGGAGCTCGCTGCAATCTTTTCTCAAGATTTAGTTTTAAAAGATCAAAACCATCCGGCAGCTTTAACCAATTACGCGGCTAGTCTTATGTGTAAAGATGGTTCAATCGTCGCAG GTGCTGGGGCTAAAGCGGGTGAAGGACCTCCTAGACATCAAGTTGAAGCTGCAAATGTCGCAAAGCAGTGTTTGTTAGCAGCTGTTAAAGCTTATTCGAAAACTGCAGATGTATGGTTGAATCTTGCTAGTGCGTACGATATCGCTGGTGACTACAGAAGTGCTGGCAAGTGCTTGGAGAAG GCAGCGAAACTTGATCCTGGTATCATGTCTACTCGATATGCCTTGGCCCTTCACCGTATAAAAGATGCAGAGAGATCTCAAGATCTTACAGAACAGCTATCATGGGCTGGGAATGAAATGGCTTCAATTCTTAGAGAAGGTGATTCCGCAATAATTGAGCCTCATATAGCATGGACAGGGCTAGCTATGGTTCACAGGGCACAACACGAGATTGCTGCATCTTTTGAATTTGGGCACAAAAATTTGAAAGAGGTGGAACAGCTGGCACTTTACACTTTGAAGCAG GCAATAGAAGAGAACCCAGATGATGGTGTGCAGTGGCACCAGCTTGGCCTTCATAGCCTCTGCACTTTGCAGTTCAAGGCATCACAGAAATTCCTCAAGGCAGCAATTGCACGCCGAAAAGAATGCAGCTACGCTTGGTCAAACCTTG GTGTATCCCTGCAATTAACTGAGGATCCATCACAGGCTGAAGAAGTATATAAAAGGGCACTGTCATTTGCTACACCACAGCAGGCGCATGCAACATTTTCCAACCTTGGCAATCTCTATCGACAGCAAAAGCTGCATGAACGTGCAAAAGCAATGTTCGCGAAGTCACTAGAACTGCAACCTGGGTATGCCCCAGCTTACAACAATCTAGGTCTTGTGTTTATTGCTGAATGTAGCTGGGATGATGCAAAAATCTGTTTTCAGAAGGCATTGGAGGCAGATTCTTTACTTGATGCCGCCAAGTCTAACTTGATGAAAGCAGTGTCTATGTCTCGAGTTTATGCAGCCTTTTCTACATCTTTGCTTCAAGATATTTGTCCCTTCTGA
- the LOC113282468 gene encoding photosystem II core complex proteins psbY, chloroplastic-like translates to MAATISTMAMLNAKCLNINNSHNKINLSRKPISLLSLQNLPKGLTISNSSSSEDKSNFFSSTLTGTAIAGAIFSTLSTCDAAFAAQQIAQIAEGDNRGIALLLPIVPAILWVLYNILQPALNQLNKMRSSNNGVIVGLGLGALATASSCFQTPSASAIEISTLAQATAENDNRGSLLLFVLAPAVLWVLYNILQPALNQLNKMRQSD, encoded by the coding sequence ATGGCAGCAACCATATCAACAATGGCGATGCTCAACGCCAAATGTTTGAACATCAACAACTCGCACAACAAAATCAACCTTTCAAGAAAGCCCATCTCTCTTTTATCCCTTCAAAACCTCCCTAAAGGTCTCACCATCTCAAACTCATCATCGTCAGAGGACAAATCCAACTTTTTTTCATCTACTTTAACCGGAACCGCTATTGCCGGTGCAATCTTTTCGACCTTAAGTACATGTGACGCAGCCTTTGCCGCACAACAAATCGCACAAATTGCTGAAGGAGATAACCGCGGGATCGCTCTTTTACTACCCATAGTTCCAGCAATCCTTTGGGTGCTTTACAACATACTTCAACCAGCTCTTAACCAGCTAAACAAAATGAGGAGTTCAAACAATGGTGTGATTGTGGGGCTTGGTCTTGGTGCACTAGCAACTGCTTCAAGCTGTTTCCAAACGCCATCTGCATCTGCTATCGAAATCTCTACCCTTGCTCAAGCAACCGCGGAAAACGACAACAGGGGTTCGCTTTTGCTGTTTGTTCTTGCCCCAGCTGTTCTTTGGGTTCTTTACAACATTCTTCAACCAGCTTTGAACCAACTGAACAAAATGAGGCAGTCTGATTAA